One Thermus islandicus DSM 21543 DNA window includes the following coding sequences:
- a CDS encoding IS200/IS605 family accessory protein TnpB-related protein → RGDKSREGNLNLRVEVRDGALWLRIHLGTEEKKYAYALVRTSHLQLKALLGRVYSSSPYNTELTLKDGKIYAHLSWPEELPPAVHTRENGVLGIDVNSDPYHLALAVVSPDGNLKRCLTLSLEEVDQAPNKGAKELALWKVAHQVVALAEEHGVALATERLKYLRKSKRGDGSGRGFRKKQHRFAYRSLLEKVHALARKRGVEVLEVNPQDTSTIGMLKYAPQLSLSKDVAAAFVIGRRALGLEERLSKGYEALLQDESFLAHAEGFYQSRLQELEKLKRAEGNPYLRRRLSREMGKAKAALSLLSSLPGPRRGQKASFQGSPRSRKGSTDGRSAFGAHPWRVLKAGAFLPLLGREVPRDLSPLKPVLNLAPLTVGPWERWAESQDPHPGGGSACRDVRFG, encoded by the coding sequence CCGGGGGGACAAGAGCAGGGAGGGCAACCTCAACCTCCGCGTTGAGGTCAGGGACGGCGCGCTGTGGCTCCGGATCCACCTAGGAACCGAGGAAAAGAAGTACGCCTACGCCCTGGTGAGGACCTCCCACCTCCAGCTCAAAGCCCTCCTGGGGAGGGTCTACTCCTCCTCCCCCTACAACACCGAGCTCACCCTCAAGGACGGAAAGATCTACGCCCACCTCTCCTGGCCCGAAGAACTTCCCCCTGCCGTCCACACCAGGGAGAACGGGGTCCTCGGGATAGACGTGAACAGCGACCCCTACCACCTCGCTCTCGCCGTGGTTTCCCCCGACGGAAATCTCAAACGCTGCCTGACCCTTTCCCTGGAAGAGGTGGACCAGGCCCCTAACAAGGGGGCCAAAGAGCTGGCGCTCTGGAAGGTCGCCCACCAGGTGGTGGCCCTGGCCGAAGAACACGGGGTCGCCCTCGCCACCGAAAGGCTCAAATACCTCAGGAAGTCCAAGAGGGGCGACGGCTCGGGGCGGGGCTTCCGAAAGAAGCAGCACCGCTTCGCCTACCGCTCCCTCCTGGAGAAGGTCCACGCCCTGGCCCGTAAGCGGGGCGTGGAGGTCCTGGAGGTGAACCCCCAGGACACCTCCACGATAGGAATGCTCAAGTACGCTCCCCAGCTTTCCCTCTCCAAGGACGTGGCCGCCGCTTTCGTCATCGGGAGGAGGGCCCTTGGCCTTGAGGAGAGGCTCTCCAAGGGCTACGAGGCCCTTCTCCAGGACGAAAGCTTCCTTGCCCACGCCGAGGGGTTCTACCAAAGCCGCCTTCAAGAGCTAGAGAAGCTCAAAAGGGCGGAGGGGAACCCCTACCTCAGGCGGAGGCTTTCCCGGGAGATGGGGAAGGCCAAAGCCGCCCTTTCCCTTCTTTCGAGCCTTCCTGGTCCCCGAAGGGGCCAGAAGGCAAGCTTTCAGGGTTCGCCAAGGAGCCGGAAGGGGTCTACCGACGGAAGGAGCGCTTTCGGCGCCCATCCCTGGCGGGTCCTGAAGGCAGGCGCCTTCCTTCCTCTCCTTGGGCGCGAGGTGCCGCGAGACCTCTCGCCCCTCAAGCCCGTCCTGAACCTAGCTCCGCTGACCGTGGGACCGTGGGAGAGGTGGGCGGAAAGCCAAGACCCTCATCCTGGTGGGGGGTCGGCGTGCAGAGACGTGCGCTTCGGCTAA
- a CDS encoding HEPN domain-containing protein, whose translation MNRARDWLEQARHNLRHGQGGLGLGDYAWACFAAQQAAEAALEGLHLARGQVA comes from the coding sequence GTGAATCGGGCCCGGGACTGGCTGGAACAGGCGAGGCACAACCTGCGCCACGGCCAGGGAGGCTTGGGCCTAGGCGACTACGCCTGGGCCTGCTTCGCCGCGCAACAGGCCGCCGAGGCCGCCCTCGAGGGGCTTCATCTGGCTCGGGGCCAGGTGGCCTGA
- a CDS encoding sigma 54-interacting transcriptional regulator translates to MKAKTLGELRRTYPLEKLRRTVKDEARENLREKLRRGEKLFPGIHGYEDTVIPALVQAILAKQNFILLGTRGQAKSRILRSLTSLLDEEVPALATELRDNPLSPISPEGKRLLEEAGDEAPIVWVGREERYVEKLATPDTTVADLLGDMDPIKAARRGTGMADLESIHFGLLPRANRGIFAVNELADLAPKVQVALFNILEEGDVQIRGYPIRLPLDVWLVFTANPQDYTARGKIVTPLKDRIGSEIRTHYPRSLEEGLRISAQEAYVPEGVFVPEWVRLSVEAVAFAAREDRRVDQTAGVSQRLAISLLEVVAASAERRALLYGGRPVARPLDLYQGFPAITGKLELEYEGELQGAERVAREIVQRAFGLVLPRYRLKTEPIVAHFEAGNLLTLPEGEVKGALEALAQVPGLLEAARALAGEDAPEVLLSAGEFVLEGLVGRRKLSRGEASYQAAERPRSYGN, encoded by the coding sequence GTGAAGGCCAAGACCCTAGGCGAACTGAGGCGCACCTATCCCCTGGAGAAGCTCCGCCGCACCGTAAAGGACGAAGCCCGGGAGAACCTCCGGGAAAAGCTTCGCCGGGGAGAAAAGCTCTTCCCCGGCATCCACGGTTACGAGGACACGGTGATCCCTGCCCTGGTCCAGGCCATTCTGGCCAAGCAGAACTTCATCCTCCTGGGTACGCGGGGACAGGCGAAGAGCCGGATTCTCAGGAGCCTCACGAGCCTCCTGGACGAGGAGGTGCCCGCCCTGGCCACGGAGCTCAGGGATAACCCCCTCTCCCCCATCTCCCCCGAGGGGAAGCGCCTTCTGGAGGAGGCCGGGGACGAGGCCCCCATCGTCTGGGTGGGGAGGGAGGAGCGCTACGTGGAAAAGCTCGCCACCCCCGACACCACCGTGGCCGACCTCCTTGGGGACATGGACCCCATCAAGGCCGCCCGCCGGGGCACGGGGATGGCGGACCTGGAGAGCATCCACTTTGGCCTCCTGCCCCGGGCGAACCGGGGCATCTTCGCCGTCAATGAGCTCGCCGACCTCGCCCCCAAGGTGCAGGTGGCCCTCTTCAACATCCTCGAGGAGGGCGACGTCCAGATCCGGGGCTACCCCATAAGGCTCCCTCTGGATGTGTGGCTTGTCTTCACCGCCAACCCCCAGGACTACACCGCCCGGGGAAAGATCGTCACGCCCCTCAAGGACCGGATCGGGAGCGAGATCCGCACCCACTACCCCCGCTCCCTGGAGGAGGGCCTGCGGATCAGCGCCCAGGAAGCCTACGTACCCGAGGGCGTTTTCGTGCCCGAGTGGGTGAGGCTCTCCGTGGAGGCGGTGGCCTTCGCCGCCCGGGAGGACCGCCGCGTGGACCAGACGGCAGGGGTCAGCCAGCGCCTCGCCATCAGCCTTTTGGAGGTGGTGGCGGCCAGCGCCGAACGAAGGGCCCTCCTCTACGGGGGAAGGCCTGTGGCCAGGCCCTTGGACCTCTACCAGGGGTTTCCCGCCATCACGGGGAAGCTGGAGCTGGAGTACGAGGGGGAGCTCCAGGGGGCAGAAAGGGTGGCGCGGGAGATCGTCCAGCGGGCCTTCGGCCTGGTCCTCCCCCGGTACCGCCTCAAGACCGAGCCCATCGTGGCCCACTTTGAGGCGGGGAACCTCCTCACCCTCCCCGAGGGAGAGGTCAAGGGGGCCCTCGAGGCCCTCGCCCAGGTGCCGGGGCTGCTGGAGGCGGCAAGGGCCCTGGCGGGGGAGGACGCCCCCGAGGTCCTCCTTTCCGCCGGGGAGTTCGTCCTGGAGGGCCTGGTGGGGCGGCGGAAGCTCTCCCGGGGCGAGGCGAGCTACCAGGCGGCAGAGCGCCCGAGGAGCTATGGCAACTAG
- a CDS encoding nucleotidyltransferase family protein produces the protein MATSLDRDKEAVLKALGPHLQGTGARLFLFGSFARGEGRRASDLDLALLSPTPLAPLMPLLREALEEAPVVRRVDLVDLAEAEPAFRERVLREGVLWAEF, from the coding sequence ATGGCAACTAGCCTGGACCGTGACAAGGAGGCGGTTCTAAAGGCCCTGGGGCCCCACCTCCAGGGTACGGGGGCGAGGCTCTTCCTCTTTGGCTCCTTCGCTCGAGGGGAGGGGAGGCGGGCCTCCGATTTGGACCTCGCCCTCCTCTCGCCCACGCCCCTCGCCCCCCTCATGCCCCTCCTTCGGGAGGCCCTGGAGGAGGCCCCCGTGGTGCGGCGGGTGGACCTCGTGGACCTCGCCGAGGCCGAGCCCGCCTTCCGGGAGCGGGTGCTTAGGGAGGGCGTCCTGTGGGCCGAGTTTTAG
- a CDS encoding HI0074 family nucleotidyltransferase substrate-binding subunit, which translates to MGRVLERIQVVEKALATLKELAFLQDPSPVERDAAIQRFEYTFEAFWKALQAYLLEVEGLEGASPKGVIRLAREVGLLGEEEARLALGMVDDRNLKVHTYNESLARAIFRRLPEYARLMEQVLGRLQR; encoded by the coding sequence GTGGGCCGAGTTTTAGAGCGGATCCAGGTCGTAGAGAAGGCCCTCGCCACCCTCAAGGAGCTTGCCTTCCTCCAAGACCCAAGCCCCGTGGAGCGGGACGCCGCCATCCAGCGCTTTGAGTACACCTTTGAGGCCTTTTGGAAGGCCCTCCAGGCCTACCTCCTGGAGGTGGAGGGGCTGGAGGGGGCAAGCCCCAAGGGGGTCATCCGCCTGGCCCGGGAGGTGGGGCTTTTGGGGGAGGAGGAAGCCCGCCTGGCCTTGGGCATGGTGGACGACCGCAACCTCAAGGTCCACACGTACAACGAGAGCCTGGCCCGGGCCATCTTCCGGCGGCTTCCGGAGTACGCCAGGCTTATGGAACAGGTCCTGGGGAGGTTACAAAGATGA
- a CDS encoding vWA domain-containing protein yields the protein MKAIRYSRYEGGLEDLSPEEILSLLEDFLLDSGFSDPFQRYDPDPSRAPTLEDLYDALLQALLKNELVPEDWLREARFANRKEETRLYQAIQGMVEKLKEAGYLRLPGEDPLDPAQGGYRGEAGEARLELTEKASDFLGLRSLRELLGALGRNPPGLHPTPHHAPGVEKTGETKPWAWGDPLDLNVPETLKKIAHKGLEGLTPEDLVMDLAEYTASMSTVVLLDCSHSMILYGEDRFTPAKKVALALAHLIRTQFPGDRVRFVLFHDTAEEIPLSRLPLAQVGPYHTNTKAGLELARTLLKKMGGEMRQIILITDGKPSALTLPSGEVYKNAWGLDPVILAETLKEATLARREGIPIHTFMLAREPELLAFVKKLSQITRGKAYLTHPGNIGRYLLLDFLNKKVRRH from the coding sequence ATGAAAGCCATCCGCTACAGCCGCTACGAGGGGGGCCTGGAGGATCTCTCCCCCGAGGAGATCCTTTCCCTACTGGAGGACTTCCTGCTGGACTCGGGGTTTTCCGACCCCTTCCAGCGTTACGACCCGGACCCGAGCCGCGCCCCCACCCTGGAGGACCTCTACGACGCCCTCCTCCAGGCCCTCCTCAAGAACGAGCTCGTCCCGGAGGACTGGCTCCGCGAGGCCCGCTTCGCCAACCGTAAGGAGGAAACCCGCCTCTACCAGGCGATCCAGGGGATGGTAGAGAAGCTCAAGGAGGCGGGGTACCTCCGCCTTCCCGGGGAGGACCCCTTGGACCCCGCCCAAGGGGGGTACCGGGGCGAGGCGGGCGAGGCCCGGCTGGAGCTCACCGAGAAGGCCTCGGACTTCCTGGGCCTAAGGAGCCTCCGGGAGCTCCTGGGTGCCTTGGGCCGCAACCCCCCAGGCCTCCACCCCACCCCCCACCACGCCCCCGGGGTGGAGAAAACCGGGGAGACCAAACCCTGGGCCTGGGGGGACCCCTTGGACCTGAACGTCCCCGAGACCCTGAAGAAGATCGCCCACAAGGGCCTCGAGGGCCTCACCCCCGAGGATTTGGTCATGGACCTCGCCGAGTACACCGCCAGCATGAGCACCGTGGTCCTCCTGGACTGCTCCCACTCCATGATCCTCTACGGGGAGGACCGCTTCACCCCGGCCAAGAAGGTGGCCTTGGCCCTCGCCCACCTCATCCGCACCCAGTTCCCCGGGGACCGGGTGCGGTTCGTCCTCTTCCACGACACCGCCGAGGAGATCCCCCTCTCCAGGCTCCCCCTGGCCCAGGTAGGCCCCTACCACACCAACACCAAGGCGGGCCTGGAGCTCGCCCGCACCCTCCTCAAGAAGATGGGCGGGGAGATGCGGCAGATCATCCTTATCACCGACGGCAAGCCCTCGGCCCTCACCCTTCCCAGCGGGGAGGTCTACAAGAACGCCTGGGGCCTAGACCCCGTGATCCTGGCCGAGACCCTGAAGGAGGCCACCCTGGCGAGGCGGGAGGGGATTCCCATCCACACCTTCATGCTGGCCCGGGAACCCGAGCTTTTGGCCTTCGTCAAAAAGCTTTCCCAGATCACCCGGGGCAAGGCCTACCTCACCCACCCCGGCAACATCGGCCGCTACCTCCTCCTGGACTTCCTCAACAAGAAGGTGCGGAGGCACTGA
- a CDS encoding MaoC family dehydratase: protein MAMYFEDFEVGQKFSTAGRTVTEADIVNFAGVSGDYNPIHTDAEHAKGTPFGQRIAHGLLVLAMLTGLRQRTGVTEGTLIAWMEIRNYRFLKPVFIGDTVRGETEIVEKRETSKPDRGILVQRVRVLNQRGEVVQEGEFVTMVRRRPHQGG, encoded by the coding sequence ATGGCCATGTACTTTGAGGACTTTGAGGTAGGGCAGAAGTTCTCCACCGCCGGGCGCACGGTGACCGAGGCGGACATCGTCAACTTCGCCGGGGTCTCGGGAGACTACAACCCCATCCACACCGACGCCGAGCACGCCAAGGGAACCCCGTTCGGCCAGCGCATCGCCCACGGCCTCCTGGTGCTCGCCATGCTCACCGGTCTTAGGCAGCGCACAGGGGTGACGGAGGGCACCCTCATCGCCTGGATGGAGATCCGGAACTACCGCTTTTTAAAGCCCGTCTTCATCGGCGACACCGTGCGCGGGGAGACGGAGATCGTGGAGAAGCGGGAGACCTCCAAGCCCGATCGGGGGATCCTCGTCCAGAGGGTGCGGGTCCTGAACCAACGCGGCGAGGTGGTGCAGGAGGGGGAGTTCGTTACCATGGTGCGGCGCAGGCCGCACCAGGGGGGTTGA